Within Apostichopus japonicus isolate 1M-3 chromosome 23, ASM3797524v1, whole genome shotgun sequence, the genomic segment ACAATTGTCAATTTAGTATCTTCACTCTCGTGTACATTTCGCTTTCAAGTTTACAAGGAGGGGAAGTGGGACGCTCTACCCACCCAAACGTCCTTATACGTTGTTATGACTGACTGTTATAGTTCTTATATCAAGTTAACCATGATTGGTTATATTGGGTgcaacatacatatatttagTTATCCAAATGATAGTCCATTACGTTAAATATAGGATGAAAGCTTATAGAGGAAACACATAATCTTTACGGTCTTACAGATCCATTAGTAATATCATTTTCCATATGACTTGTGCTTGAAATAATTCCATGGCATGGATATACCATTTTACCGTCACGATTGTTATAACTCtaatttgttgtattttttttgaatgttttgtctACAGTGAAAACtatacttttctctttcttgcTTATAGCGTTGGTTGACTTGCAACATTTTGGTGTTAAGTTAAGGAGACGCTTTCATCGATAAAGACATCACGTGTCATTGCAAATACTGATCATGATCCGTCTGCAGAGAGTGAAGAATCGTAAAGTTCAGAccaaaatgaaatcaaagaagaaaaaacgagGTATGTGAGTtcaacatccccccccccccctactatGACTCCTcgaaaaatgtgaaaatactAAACGTTGATGAGGTTGGTCCGTGGTTTGCTTAACGTGCACTATACGGCTATGTGATGTGTATCCTATTCTGAGAGGGAGAGAGAAATTGAGTTACAGTGTTTGAAAGGCCTGTTCATTCAATTCCTCTTCCAGTGTAGTGCTAAAAATTATTTCGTGATTCAGACCGTCACTGCCATATAGGCTACctcatattattattttgttgcgGTGTTGGAGGGGGAGGTCTGGGGCAACAGCCAGGGGACAGTCGATGTTTTTGGACGGGACAGATGTAAGCCTTTTTTGTGTGTCTTTCTCCCTCAACTCCCAAGTCCCCATAATTGTTGTTGGTCGCGTAACAAAAGGAGACATTTGTTACACACTGCAGCCATATTATTTTTACCGACGACGTACATACCCATTTTTAATTACCGTATTCATTTAAAGGCCCCTCCCTGTAAGCAATCTTTACTGCGGGCGTACAGTTAGTCAATACTGCTTAACAGAGTCTCATACTGGCGTATGTGGCGCTAAAGAAGAAGTTTTGTGGCTATCCATATATCCCAAGCCCCCTCTTCCGAGATCCCCCACTGGATAATGTAATATGTACCTCGATAGTCACACATTATAAAAGTATATTTCAACTTGATATCTTGACTTCATATTATTTTCTCAATCGATCTTCTGCCATGTACATTTTCTCGTCAGCATCGATCAGCCGTGGAACGGAAACCGACTTTGAGAAAGTAGAGGAACCGAAAAAGAGTGAAGAAATTAGTCTCAATGATAGCTTTGGGATTTGGATGGGTGAAAATACCTCTACACCACAGAAAAAATGTAAGTGCTTTGAAAATGGAATAATCGGTTATACTTTGGTTCCCTGCAAATTTCGTCTATGAGAGTATATCTATACTGATTTCTGcaacttttttgttgttgaagagAATGAAGTTCAGGCACAGATCCAGGGGAGGGGTTTGTGTGAGTGTGCACACTCCTCTACTCAACCCCACACACAAACTAAAAGTAATTCTTAGCACAACTTTGCTTGTGGACCTAATTATTAACCTACAGTTACTTGAAGTCTAAATATACCGCGTCTAAATTAATTTACAGCATTAAAAGGATTCAGTAATAGGTAACGTTATTGTTTTGCCTGAATAAGAGGAACCTTATCCGATTatcttagtttagtttagtagaaaagtatgatcaggagggacaatcaagtccccatcaaggaccctacaTGAAAGGGAAAAACCCCGAAGACACTTTATGAAACTTTATTACACTTTATTGCGTGTAATTCCGACATTGCCGTTTCTTAGATATTGCTAGTTGAAGTTGTTGCATCGGTATCACAAGATACCTCGAAGTTGGATGTCATAGCTGATGCACATTGACAAaaacgttttctttctttcattttttttttaccaaattgtATTTGCTGTGGTTGCAACTTTCATTGCAGGTGTTGTGAAGCTTATATAGTAAAAAGGTACACGAGTGTTGAAGTGTACACATTTTCTGATGCATCCACTTTTAAGGTAGACAATTTATTGTAAagtttgaagggaaaaaataacTTTGTTTTACTCTTAATTGTTAGTCTATATAGGGCATTGCAACGGTTATCACTTGcacttttggtacaaaacttgtAAAATTCAACTGAACTTATCGAAAACGGCGTGTATGAATTCAATTGAAAATTTCAATAGGATACTGAAATCGTATTCCTCTTTAACATGGCTCagaaatattgtttgttttattcagatACCACAtattgtgattattattattattgttttcagGTCTATCCGCAGATTCCCCAGTTTGGTTTACGCATAGTCAAATCAAAATCAATGACCACTCAGCTCACTCAATCGTTCTTTTTGAAGAACCTACGTCATCTCCCGACTCAAAACCGACGCTGGATTCAGCACCGAATCAACGTAAGCAGAACAGCTCGCCAACTGAGTCCTCTACAGAATCTACAGTAAGTCCCATACGAGGCTCGGTAGATCCGCAAAAGCTCAATTTTAGCCCCGTCGGGCAAGAAATAGATGAATCTGGTACCTTGCTATTTTATCCATCTGGAAAAGTTTACTTTCGTAAAGGAAACGATGAAGCAGTCAACAGAGAAATGGAAACCAGTTGTCCGACCAACGAAACGGATTGTACAATTTCTCCTTCTGAACTTGACAAAACCCGACCGATCTTAGAGCCCGTTAGTTTTATGACAGATCCCGAGATTGGCAAACCTGATCTCAAGTTGGAATTCGTTGATGAAGATATTGGAGAGGCAGAGACCGATGGTCAAATTGAGAGCGAAATTAGAAATGGGAGTGCTTCTCATGAAGCAACCGTAAAGGGCGTGCCACCGGGAACTAGTTTGACGGGAGTCCGTTTGGGACGAGACGATTTCACAAAGCAAGGCAATCAGAACTTACACTGTAATTATGAAAACATTGGTAAGGTGAAGACATCCGACCACCAAAATAAAGCCCCGCTGAAAACATCCAGCGTAGCAAATACTGACAAAGGAAATAACCTCTCAAAGGGTCATAGAATAGTCGAAAGGAGGAAGTGGGAAAATAATGGCATTATTGATTATAATTGGGCAGAGGATAAAGAGAACATGTCACCGCTGATACCCCGGCAACGAAGAAGCAGGAAAGGGATCGCTCTAAaggttgatgacgtcatcaagaaCTTTAATGACGCAATGGATGACTTGAAGGATACACGTCAAGACATTAATGTTCGCGCATATTCCGTTCATGAGAGTATGACAGAAAAGAACAGTGGATCAGCGCTTCCAGTCCACGAAACCAAACTTTATTCACCGTTTCCGTCGTTGTCAACAGACATTGCAGATACAAAGAAACTGCATGAGAGAGGCGACCGAACGATGCAACTGCGTGACGTCACAAATAAGTTGGTTCGTGGTCAGTACAAAGCACCGAGCCAAGTGCAATTTCGGAGCCCATCGGCGGTACGATCGAGAACCCTTCCAACCGGACGAAACTGGAGCAACGTCCCTGATAAACATATTTACTGTAACCTCCCGTCTATGATGTTCCCTTGTCTGAGCCAACAGGATACAAGAAGCAAAGATACTAGTACTTTTCAATCAGAACATTTTcctgaaaatgttatttttaataataGACTCGATGAAATAAAGGACTGTGGTGAAGTTCGTAGAAGAGATTGTAAGACAGTTGCACATCATGAGTCGACGGCAAGCGGTTCACAGCTTGGCGCCAGACAAGTTGATATGAATGAAAACTTTGT encodes:
- the LOC139964439 gene encoding uncharacterized protein — its product is MIRLQRVKNRKVQTKMKSKKKKRASISRGTETDFEKVEEPKKSEEISLNDSFGIWMGENTSTPQKKCLSADSPVWFTHSQIKINDHSAHSIVLFEEPTSSPDSKPTLDSAPNQRKQNSSPTESSTESTVSPIRGSVDPQKLNFSPVGQEIDESGTLLFYPSGKVYFRKGNDEAVNREMETSCPTNETDCTISPSELDKTRPILEPVSFMTDPEIGKPDLKLEFVDEDIGEAETDGQIESEIRNGSASHEATVKGVPPGTSLTGVRLGRDDFTKQGNQNLHCNYENIGKVKTSDHQNKAPLKTSSVANTDKGNNLSKGHRIVERRKWENNGIIDYNWAEDKENMSPLIPRQRRSRKGIALKVDDVIKNFNDAMDDLKDTRQDINVRAYSVHESMTEKNSGSALPVHETKLYSPFPSLSTDIADTKKLHERGDRTMQLRDVTNKLVRGQYKAPSQVQFRSPSAVRSRTLPTGRNWSNVPDKHIYCNLPSMMFPCLSQQDTRSKDTSTFQSEHFPENVIFNNRLDEIKDCGEVRRRDCKTVAHHESTASGSQLGARQVDMNENFVARGDVNRTPEELIKPANSNIQAHHQSNSVPYTNSNGYAHAQTVRISSNETATHAPDRPKIFAPPYGTPSSVAPQGKKHDCRDQIEHTVDAASKQYRQISLHKKVPIESVLYTTETLSSDTRTAPSRHLDRETDKHRGNSLSEFESKITQKQTTAKERSSITCPDRSEERLIKTAVGKKVPKLLEFFETHSTSPRTTRPKSQRSLVSSVQSSVSDRINELETKTLIASSNQQNSVRRSLSGKPSEENDRIPSASRENVTNHRFRRSLPTSLSSRTIPDQFTNMVTTDIDRGGRSSKGRRSDTFYYFEEKKKKNFQAAENGRVPRMQLQGKRPAKEAILLCDYQPDVAGKKKVVSFQRGEVVQILSNWFAGQVRVRKYPNKTEATLPRNCLFFISGGVSIIERNDFDRSTKDTGNKNENRFTDMKRRHSNGGYLLEPYLVVQPHIAGGVDEVTILRGEVVIMNCKQTDSKNSDWARVYVPRTQSFGLVPLSVTQPLSFEPDPT